TTCCTCGAGCAGTCTGCTGAGGTTTGCACGGATGAGCGCAAGTTGAGCTGCACCATTAGGCAAGATGCGGAACTTGCCCTGGAAGCCAAGCGCGAGACATAGCGACATTAGCGTGAGCTTATCCGCATTCTGTTTCGGCTCGCGCTCCAGCTGCGCCAGGAGATCAAAGAAGCGTTCACCGCCGCAGGCTTCGTTGAACATAAGGCTGACGAGCGTGTTACGCGCCCACGCATCTCCCCCGCTCCAGGCCGCGTTGAGCGCCAGGTCATCGAACGTCGCAGCAAGGGCGTAACAGGCAGCGGCGCGGGTGCCCACATCCAGCTCGCTGTGGGTCCCGATACGGCGAATCTCGGCAGCGAGGCAATCACGCAGCGCGCCGACATCGCGGGGCGTGAAGCTCGCGAACCGCCCGGCCAGCCAGGTTAACTGCGCCGCGCTCGCGAGAAGGGGGGTATGCGCAGCAGCAGCGAACGCTCGCGCGACATCCAGACTATTCTCGTCTGGACCGAATGGGGCGGACATCGCCGCCATTGGCGACGGGAAGATCGACCGCTCTCCCGGCAAGGACGGGGCCGACGGCGCAAGCTGCTGCGCGGAGGGCGCCGGAGTGGCGAAAGGATTGTCGGTGCGCATCCGCCCTAGCCCCGCAAGGCCCATACCTCAAGGGTGAGACCCGGGAACTCCCCCGTCACATGGAGGGCAAGGCTCTCTGTCGCTTCGACCTGCTTCCATAGCGGGCCAGTGCGGTCACATTCGAAATAGCAGTTGCCGGGACTGAAGGGGATCTGCCGCGGCGCGACCGGCAACGGCCGCAGCTTCATGCCCGGAAGCGCGGCATTCGCGAGATGCTGGATCTGATCCCCAGAGCCGATCTTGAGCTGTGCCGGGAGCCTTTGGATAAGTGTTTCTGCCTCGATATCCGCCCGCGCCGCCACGACTATGGCTGCGTCCGCGAATAATCTTGGGTGATGCAAGCTGTGATCATCAGTTGCTACGATACGAATTCCATCTCCCGCGTCGACGAGCGGGATAAGGACAGCACCACGATCCGGAACCCCTCCGAGATAAAGGCGAATTGCGGCGAGGAGCGGCAGGAAGCTGCGTGCGGGATCGTCATGGCTGTAGCGATAGCTGTCGGCCATCGGTGCTGCTGGCGTGACGATTGCCGCCAGCTCGCCGACAAGCCCGAGCAGAAGCTGAAAGACCGTCTCTGGATGGTGGAGGCCATGCTGGTTGATGTGCTGCAGCTGCAGCCGATGCCGATTGATGCTCTGGAGCAACAGGAGTTCGGCAGGCCCGGTTGTGTCCAGTCCTGACCGCAGACGGCCAGTAAGCCCTTCGGCACTCTGGCTGAGGAGCCCCTCAGCCTCGATAAGCAGACCCGAAACGGGCGGCGACGCGGCGATCACGAGCGCTGGGGGGCTGTGCAGATCGTCAAGCTGCACACCAGTCGCGGCGTCGACGCTGGCTATGCGCGCCACCGGCAGCGAAAGGTCGGAAGGCGGCGCTGCAGGCGTGCCGAGGGCGTAGCGCAGGCGCAGCTTGCCAATATCGATCTCCGCTGTGCCACCGTGCAGGCTATGCGTATCCAGTGCGGAGATCGAGACGGTCCGGCACCGGGCGGACGGGACCTCCTCCTCCGAAGCGGTAATTTCGATCGAGCCCGAGCTGCGCGGCGGCAGCGTGAGATAGACGAAGGCTCCATTCGCGGATGGTGTCAGCGGCAGAGGTGCGAGCCGTCCATCGCCATCCTGAAGGGAAAAGGCCGTTCCATCCTCGAAGACACCTGCACATTGGCGCAGGCCGAAATGGCGCGTCGCCAGCAGCTCGCGATCAATATCGATATGCGTCACGCCCCACCCATAAGGCCGCAGGACATGACAGCGACGACGAATGAGTTGTTCTAGATAGCGCGTCTCCTGCTGGAAATGTTGTGGCCGGATAAACATCCCTTCCGACCATGAAACCTTGCTATACTCAGACATTTAATGGGATTGCCTCAAAAGAATTACTCGCGCATTAGGAAAAGCCGATAGGCGAGCCCCTGCTGAGCTGAGAGCCAACCGCCCGCGGCAACGTTAGCGCGCGGGCTGAACCACGATGCCGGAGCCGTCAATGGCGATCGCCACTTTGGCATCCTTACCCGGCTGAGTTTGAAAACTGCTGCGCCATTGCAACCTGTCGAAATGCGCAAAACCGGCGATGACGCCAAGCGCGCTCGTCTGCGCGGCCAGCTTGCCCGAGACGGCCTTACGGGCACCCGGTGATACGACCGTCGAATGTGTAGCTAGCAAACTATCACCAAGTGTTTGTTTCCCTTTGGTATATAAGCTGTCGAAGTTGGCGTCTTGAAAGGGCGTCAGAGACGAGAGCTCGAATATCTCGACAACAACGGGCGAGGCCCGGCCATCGTCATCGGGATTTACTGTTGGCCCGGCAACGATCGTCGCGTCCAACATCGCCGCGCGTGATGGCGCATTCGAGGCGCAGCCGCCCAGCGCAATGGAGGAGAGGCATGTCATGATGCACCCAAGCGTATATCGCCGTGTTAAGCTGCCAATGTATCCGTCGGATAGTCTTAAAAAAGGCCCTTTGCCTTGAGCATTGCCTCGCCATGCAGTCGTGCCTGTCCCGCGCCACCGTCGCGCTTCACGAAATCTCACGCGCGAGGATCGTGCGCAAAATATGCAGCACCATCGGCACGCATGCGGCTGGTCCATATCGCTAATCTTCCCAGGAACGTGTGTCCGGCATCCGGAACGGCTGCATGGCGGGCTCTATCTTAAATGCTGCGAATGCGACGATGCGTGTTTTTCGTCTCTCATTCTGCGCACCGCGTAAATCAATCGTCGAAACCTTTCCTCCAAAGTATTAAATTCCGTATTTAAAGATAAGACGTCAAACGCATTAATTTCAGCAGAGCGTGCATTGCAATACGCGCGTATATCGTGCCGGTGTCCAATGCGGAGCAAGTGGAGGATCTGGATGCCGGCTGCGGCTAGAATGGGTGACTTGGTAAGGCAGACATCGCCGCATTGCCACGCCCCGATCCACCCTGCGGCGCCGGTGCCAGCGCCTTGCGCCCATCCGGCTATGCCGCTGGCCTTGCTAAAAGGTGAGCCGACAGTGCTCATTGGCGGTCTTCCCGCAGCGCGTCTTGGCGATGTTTCCGCGCCTTGTGTGATGGCCGGTTGCCTGCCAGGAGGCCCGGGAGTAGTTTCCGGCGCGTCATCGACCGTATTCATTGGCGGATTGCCCGCCGCGCGCGTGGGCGATGAGACCCTGCATGCGGCCTGCGTCGCGCCCATTCCGGCGCCAACAGGGCGTATTCAGTCGCCGGGATGTCCGACGGTGCTGATCGGCGGTTAGCAATGCGCCTGGTTCATTATGAAGCCCTGTCTCCGCGGTGTCCCGGCTGTTTGGCGCGGTGGCGTGAGGATATAGCCACATCCCCGCCCGCGCCGTTGCGACTGTTGCCGGGCAGCGCCAGCATAGATCAAGATGTTCAGTCGGGGGTCTTGCGTTGTCCGGAGTGTGGTGGCGGTTATCCAATCATCGAGGGCTTGCCGATTTTGGTGAAAGATCCGGCAACGTTCTTGTCGGAACAGCTCGTCTACGCCCTTCTCCCCCAGGACTGGCCCGCTGCGCTGCAGGATTGGTTCGGCGAGGCGTTCGCCCAATCCAGCTGGTTTCCGACCATGCAGCGCCACCTCTCGACTTATGGCTGGGATCATTACGGCGCCGGTCCTGATGCGGCGGCCAGCGCCGGCAATCCGCAGCCGGGTGGCGTGCTTGCCTGTCTTTCGGCCGGTCTCGATGGAATGCCCAGTCTGCCGCAGGGACCTGTCGTCGATGTTGGTTGCGCCTGTGGCCGTGCAACCTTCGCGCTGGCCCAGCGTACGGACGCGCTCGTGCTGGGGCTGGACATCAGCATCCCATTGCTACGCCTTGCCCAGCAAGCACTGAGGGGGGGCAAGATCACATATCCGTTGCGGGATATTGGTAACCGCTTCAGTATTCAGGCGATCGCCGCGCCACTCCCGCGCCGTGAGAACGTTGATTTTTGGGTTGCGGACGCGCATCACCCCCCGTTTCTGCCTGCGTCCTTCGGGTGTTTGGCCGCGCTCAATCTGCTGGACTGCGTTGCAGATCCCGCTCAAGCCCTCAGATCAATGTGTGAAATGATGACAGAGGATGGCTTGGCTGTCCTCAGCATTCCCTACGATTGGGGAGAGGCTGCGACGCCGATGAGCAAGTGGATCGGCGGGCGCATGGAAAATGATGCATCAGCACACGATCCGGAATCTGTACTGCATAAATATATCACCGATATGGGATGTTGCATTCTCAAGGATATCAAGCGTCAGCCCTGGCGTTTGCGAATCCATCGCCGTTCCACGGTGTGCTATGATAGTCATGTGTTGCTGGTAAGATGGCGGGAAGCAGCGCAATGAGGATGGCGGCGCGAGACGCGCCTCCCAATCGGCACGTCACAACTATATATCGCTATAACATGCTTGAATATCCTGTATATCAACGAAGAGTTGCGCTTTGCGCTTAATGTATTGTAGCAGGGTTTCGGGGGGTGCATTTCCCGATGCGGCGTCATATTCTCGATTCCGGTATCGAATTCTGTTGAGGGATTGAGTGTATGTCGATATATCTCAAGCACGATAAGATAAAAGGATCTGTGACGAACCCCGAGTTTAAGGGGGCTCTCGAGCTTACAAGTGTGGAATGGGGGGTTGGGCGGTATATCGGCCAGAAGGTCGGGAACTCGGCCAATCGTGAGGCCGGCGAGGCGACCATCAGCGAGGTCCATATTCGTCGTAAGGTCGATGGAAGCTCTCCGACGTTGTTCGAGCATGCGTCCAAGATAAAGGACGCGTTCAAGGTCGAATTGATCTTCATATCGTCGGGGAATTCAACCTATCTCCGCATAGAGTTGGAGAACGCCATGCTTTCCTCTTATTCTTTTACGGGGCGTGGTGATAGCGAAGACGAAGAGAATTTCTCCATCTCCTTCACGAAGATGGAATATAAATATATCACGCGAGGTGCCGACAATAAGCCTGGAACCAATATCGTCGGATCTTTTGATGTCGCCGCGGCGGCTTGACAGCGTCAGGTGATGAGCGCGACAGAACCATGGATGCACATCGAGGGGCCGCTGGAGGAGGGCTGTCTCAAGCCCTGCACCCTCAGATGCGAGGAGGGGCTGTCGCGCCCTTTCGATCTGCGGATCGAGGCGCTGTCATCCAGAAGTTTTATCGAGCCTGGTGCCCTGCTCGGGCGGGTGGTAACGGTGTTTGTCGCTAACCCGACTGGCCAGAAGCGTATGTTCTCTGGAGTTGTACAGGATTTCTGGCTCGGCAATCTCGTCGGTCGTGGTCAACGCCTGATCACACTCGCCATCGTGCCGCGCTTTGTTTTCCTGAGACAAGCGCGGGACAATCGTGTCTTCCAGGATATGACGGTTGCCGATATCTTAAAACGTATTCTCCATCAGGATCACGGTCAGGACGTTGAATATGTGTCATCCGCAAGCAGTGGCAGGCGCGACTATATTGTCCAGTACGGAGAGACAACCTTCGATTTCGTGGAGCGGCTTCTCGCTGAAGAGGGCTTGTTCTATTATTTTCGGCATGAGCGCGGTCGCCACGTCATGGTCATCGGGGACGACGAGGCCGCTTTCATGGATCATCCAGATGGCGATTTGCATTTCAGCGCCAATGCGCCTGTAGGCGGCGGTTTGAGCGCATGGGGCTCCGGGTTTGTCGCCCATGCGGGGCGCCATACGATTGGCGGTTTTGATGAGTTGAAGCCTGCCGGAACGGTTCGCGAGACAGCAACTGCACATCAGACGATTGAGCCAATGGCGGCGATCGAGTGGTATGACTATCGCGGCCTCCCCCTGCGTGACGGCGCCGCGGCAGTCGCCGCCCGTCGCGGTATGGAGCGTGACGAGGCCAAGTTTCAGAGCGCGCGTGGCGAAAGCCTCCATGCTCGCCTCGCGCCCGGCATACGCTGTAAGCTAGCCAAGCATCCGGTGAGCGCCGAATGTGGCAAAGCCTGGGTTGTGGCAGAGGTCAGACACGAGGCGGCCGCCGGGGCTGGGTCCCCCGATGGCGGGGAAACGTTCTATCGCAACAGCTTTATCGCCGTACCGGCTGATATGCGTTTCCGGCCGCAGCTGCGGGAACCGCGGCGCATGCCGGGATTGCAGACAGCTATTGTTGTCGGGCAGGCCGGTGAGGATATCGTTTGCGATGAGCATGGCCGCATCAAGATTCAGTTCCATTGGGATCGCGATGGAAAGAAGGACGAGCATAGCTCATGCTGGGTTCGCGTGATGCAGTCTGTAGCCGGTAATCGGTGGGGCTCCATTTTTATTCCGAGAGTAGGCCAGGAAGTCGTCGTTCAGTTCCTCGAAGGCGATCCGGATAGACCGCTCGTGATTGGAGCGCTTTATAACGGTGACAATCATCCGCCGTGGGATTTGCCGGCGGGAAAGACGCAGTCCGGTATCGCGACGCGGACCGTTCCAGGCGGCCAGATGGCCAATGCCAACATCCTGCGGTTCGACGATAAGAAGGGCTGTGAGGAGGTGTTGCTTCGCGCGGAGCGCGACACTCGACGGGAGACCGGCCGCGACGAGGTCGTCACGATTGGACATGATCAGTCGATTAGCGTCGACAACGATCGGAAGCTGACGATCAAAAACGGAAGCGAAAGCGTTATTATATCCAAGGGAGACAGGAATGTATCGCTGGCGGAGGGGAAATACACGCTGAAGGCGGCGACATCTATTATCTTGTCTTGTGGCGACAGTTGCATCGAGATGTCACCAACCGGCGTGACGATCAAAGCCAACGCGGTTACGATCCACGGAAAAACTAAGATCGATATTGACGGCGCCGTGACAAACGTAAAAGGACAATCCTCCGTCGTCGTCAGCGGCGGGGTCGTTCGTATAAACTAGACTTGCCGTTTATACGATAGGTTCTATTGATATTGAGCGTAGGCTGGTCTGTGAACTTCGACAATTTGTTTAAGATTGCCGACATATCGACGGTGTCTTGTATCGCAAATGCGGGCCTCGCGGCTCCGGCCGTCTCGCCCGCTCTGGAAGCGGCCGCCGCACCGCGGGCCTATATTGCGCAGCTGGTCGACGCCGGTCTTTGGTCCGATGCTATCCGGTTTCTCGCCTTCGCCCTGCCAATGCGAGAAGGTGTGTGGTGGGCCTGCCTCTCTGCACGTCGCGCCGCGTCGGGTGGGCTGAGGAGTGAGGGGGCGGAACGAGCCGCGATAGCCGCGGCGGAGGCATGGGTGTGGGCGCCCGCTGAGGAGGCGCGACGCGCTTGTCTCGCCGCCGCGGAGGCCATGGCCTATGACGGCCCGGCCGGCTATGCAGCGCTCGCCGCTTACTGGACAGGCAACCTGGCACCGCCCGATCAGCCGGAGATTCCGCCGGATGCGCGATTGGCGCCGACAGCGGTGGGGGCTGCGGTTCTGCTGGCCGCTCTCGGCCGCTGCGGTAACGAGGTCGAGGCGCATTATCGGCTCGCCGTGGCTGAGGCGCTTGATATCGCGCGTGGTGGCGATGGCCGTGACATGCGCGCGCTTTCACCGGAGTATGCCGGATGACGGTCGGCATCGTGGATATCAACACGATCGTGGCACCCTTTGCCGGCGAACAGCCGGCCGGATTCGATACACGCGGTGACAGCACTGCATCGGTGAGCTACCACGAGTTGAAGGACGCCCGCGCTGCGGCCCGCGCCGCGGAACGTCGCGCGGCCTATGATGAAGAGAGTGCCAGCGCGAGTTCGGCAGAGGCAGTTCAGGCTTGGCGGATTGTCGCAGCGCAGGCGGTGCAACTGCTTGCCACGGCCAGCAAGGATCTCGAGGTTGCAGCCTGGCTAAGCGAGGCTTTGCTGAGACTGCACGGGTTCGCGGGCCTGCGCGACGGTTTTCGTGTGATTGCGGGACTTGTCGAGACGCATTGGGAGGATCTGCACCCTCAACCAGACGAGGATGGTCTGCAGCGCAGGTTGGCGGGCATCGCCGGGCTAAATGGCGAAGGCATGGAAGGGACACTCATCGCACCCATCCGCCTGGCGGCGCTTGTCCCCCACGCATCGGGTGACTTCGCGTTGTGGCACTATGAGCGCGCTGCCCGGATGGAGCGGCTGAGCCCCGTGTCCGCGCGGGAGGCGGCAATCGCCGAGGCTGGATTCAGTCTCGAAACGGTTGCCATGGCGGCGCGCGCCCTGCCTCGGAGTAGCGCAAGTGAAATCTTCGGATCTGTCGTCGACGCCCATGCTGCCGTGAAGGCAGCGGGCGCGGCATTGGATGAGGCGGCGGGAGGAGCGGCGCCATCACTGCGGCAGATCCTGAATGTTCTGGAAGAGGTCCGAGAGGCGTGTTGCTATCTTGGACTTGCCCCCGGTGACGGCGCGACTGGTGAAGAAGAAGACCTGCCGGTGGAAGCCTCGCAAGCATCTCAGGACGGTTGTACGCAAGGCGGCTACACGAGCCGCGATGCGGCTATCGCTGAAGTCGTCCGCATCGCCGCTTATCTGCGCCGGATCGAGCCGCATTCACCGATCTCGTACACCCTGGACGAGGCCGTGCGGCGCGCGCGCCTGCCACTGATGGATCTCCTCCCGGAGTTGATCCCAGACAGGGACGCGCGCCGCCTGTTTCTGATGGCAGCCGGTATCAACCAGATGGATGACGACCGCGAATAGCCAGGCCGAACTGCGTGCGGGAATTAAGAGCGCACGCAAAGCGATGCAAGGAGCTCAGAATGACGGATGGAATTCATCAGAAGCTGGCGCGCGTACGTAAGCCGCGTGTTCATGTTACATACGATGTCGAGGTCGAAGGCGCCGTCGTTCAGAAGGAACTTCCTTTCGTCGTAGGCGTCATGGGTGACTATGCCGGCGATGCCGCGGCCTCCCTGCCGCCTTTGCGCGAGCGCAAGTTCGTGCAGATCGACCGTGACAATTTCAATGATGTCATGGGCCGCGTCGCACCAGCCCTTTCGTTGCGTGTTGACAATACTCTCACGCAGGAAGGGGACAGCTTTTCGGTCGATCTTGCCTTCCGCACCATGGAGGATTTCGAGCCAGCCAATGTTGTTGCGCAAATCGAGCCGCTGCGACGCCTCCTGGAAGCGCGCAATCATCTGCGCGATCTCATGGGAAAAATAGATAGGTCCGAGAATCTGGAGCTTCTGCTCGAGGACGTGTTGCAGAGCCAGCAAAAAATACTGGCGCTGTCGTCAGAGCTCGGCATCGAAAAACCCGAAGATGGGAAGGAGTAGCTTCAATGTCCGAGACAGAAACAAAGGTTGAAGTTCTCTCGCCTGAGGCTGCTGACTGCGGCATCCTGGGGTCGATCGTTGTCGCGACCCCACAGACGGACCCGGACCGTGCGACGGAGCTGACGCGGACCCTCGTGCGCGAGGCGATGCGCGGCACTGTGACCTACGATCGCAATCTTGTCAGGACGCTGAGTTCCGCGATCGAGCGCATCGACCGGGAGCTGTCGCGGCAGCTGGCAGCCGTCACCCAGCATCCGGCATTTCAGAAGCTGGAAGGATCCTGGCGAGGTCTGCATCACCTCGTCTTTAACTCAGAGACGGGAAGCAACCTCAAGATCAGGATGATGAATATCAGCAAGCCTGAGTTGCACAAATCCCTCACGACTGCCGTAGAATTCGACCAGAGCGTGATATTCAAGAAAATCTACGAAGATGAGTTTGGCACCCCTGGTGGGGAGCCTTATGCGGTCCTCATCGGGGACTACGAGTTCTCGGCGAGCGCCAGCGATGTCGAGACGCTGAGCGGTATGGCACAGGTGTCAGCTGCATCCTTTGCCCCGTTCATCGCAGCAGCGGCGCCGACTATGTTCGGCTTGACGGATTATACGGAACTCTCCCGACCGCGCGATCTCTCCAAGATCTTCGAGAGCCACGAATATATAAAGCTGAAAAGCTTCCGTGAAAGCGATGACGCACGCTTCGTGACCCTCGTCATGCCACGCGTACTGGCCCGGCTGCCGTATGGAAAGAACGGCCGGACGATCGACGCGTTTGATTTCGATGAGGCCGATCGTGAGGTGAGCAGGCCGGGGACGCCTCTGTCGCACGATCAATTCACCTGGATGAATGCTGCCTATGTCCTCGGCACGCGCCTGACGGATGCGTTCGCCAACCACGGCTGGTGCACAGCCATTCGCGGCGCAGAGGGCGGCGGCAAGGTTCGGGCCTTGCCGAGCTACGCCTTTGTCAGCGACGACGGCGATATCGATCAGCAGTGCCCGACAGAGATCGGCATTACAGACCGGCGCGAGGCAGAGCTCTCGCGGCTGGGTTTTCTCCCTCTGTGCCACTACAAACATACAGACTATGCCGTGTTCTTCGGCGCGCAGAGCCTGCAGAAGCCGACAGTCTATGATCGGCCGGAAGCGACCGCGAACGCGGCCATTTCAGCACGGCTTCCCTATGTCATGGCCATGTCGCGCTTCGCGCATTTCCTGAAGGTCATGGCGCGTGACAAGGTTGGCTCTTTTGTTGAGGCCAGCGAGTGTGAGGCTTGGCTCAATCGCTGGATCATGAACTACGTTAACGGCAACGAAGGCGCGACCCAGGACGTTAAGGCCAAGTATCCGCTGGCAGAGGCCAAGGTATCCGTGCGGGAAATACCCGGGCAGCCCGGCTCCTATCACGCCATTGCATGGCTGCGTCCATGGCTGCAGATGGAAGAACTGACGACGTCCATGCGTCTCGTAGCGCGTATTCCGCGGATTGAATGAGCGAAATGCCAGTGCGGAAGAGCGAGCGCGGCGAGATTGAGCGCGCGCGCCTGCTCAGCGAGCTGGGGCGTCTTGTCGCGTGGATCGATGCGAGGATGGGGGCGCAGGTTGACGCGGTGCTGCACCATCCGCGTTTCCAGAAGCTCGAAGCGGCTTGGCGCGGGCTCGCCTATCTCGTTGGTCATGGGTTCCGGCATCGTTCCATCGTCATACGCATGCTCACGATAACGCATGATGAGCTGGCAAAAGATGTTGCGCAGGCGCTGGAAGTCGATCAGACGCAGCTTTTCCGCCTGATCCATGCCGAAGAATTCGACATGCCTGGTGGGCTTCCCTATGGCCTGCTGCTGGCTGATCTGCCGGTGCCGAATGCGGCTCCCGTCGAGGGGCGTGGGGACGACCTCGGGTGGGTAGCAGGGCTTGCCGCGGTCGGCGCGGCAGCCTTCGCCCCGGTTATCGTCCCGGCGGCCGCCTCGCTTTTCGGAATATCGTCTTTCAGCGAAATGTCGGCGACAAGCGATATCGAGGCCTTGCTGGCGGATGGGGATCATCGACGCTGGCAGGCGTTGCGGAAGAGTGATGAGGCGCGTTTTCTCGGTGTGGTCGTGCCGCGCGTGCTCATGCGCGCGCCCTATCGGCAAGAGGGTCGCCTGCGCCATGGTTTCTCCTACAGCGAGAGCCTGGCGCGGGGGCATGATGCCTTTCTTTGGGGCAGCGGAATCTACGCTTTTGCTGCACGCGTGGTCGATGTATTTGCCCGGCACGGATGGCTCGGCGACCTCACCGGCACCGGGAGCGAGGAGGACAGGCGGGGTTTGATCGCCGATCTTCCGAACGCTCCATTCGGGCTCGGCCACTGCGACGGTGATGGCATCGGCTTCGAACGGCGTGGGGTCGAGATCAACCTGTCCGACCACCTGGCGCATCGCCTGGCCGATTGCGGCTTCATCGCGCTTACGCCTTGTGCCTACAGGCCATGGCTCGCCATCTTTGATTGTCCCGCACTCGGCATCGGTGCTGCCCGTGGGCCGACACACACGGCAGATAGGATCGCCGGCATGCTGCCGCATATTCTCAGCCTTTGCCGTTTTGCACACTACATCAAGGTCATCGCACGCGATAGGATCGGCAGTTTCACGGACGTTGGACGTTTCGAGGATTACCTGGGTGGTTGGCTGAAGTCCTATTGCATCGGAAATCCCGATGCGAGTGCTGCGCAGAAGGCTCGCTACCCCCTGAGAGAGGCGCAGTTGCGGATCCGAGCCGTGCCAGGCCGTCCGGGAGCGCTCGCCTGCGTCATCCATCTCGTTCCGCATATCGAGCCGCGACAGGCTGTCGTCGGTTTCGACCTTTACACGGAATTCGAAGGCCGCGTCGACAACCAGGCGCGGCCTGCGTGAAAGGGCGGATCCCATGAGTTCCTCGCGTCAATCCGGAGCGGCGGAGCAATTTCCCGCTTCCCTAAGAGAGCGGCTGGCGATCGATGGCGTTGTCCACGTCGACTTCATGCGCCTGCGCGATCGGCTGCGCGGCGACATCGAAGTGGTATTGAACACCCGGCAGCCAGCGGGGCCGCTGCCGTCCGGTCTGCCGGAGTTGCAACGCTCACTCTTGTGTTTCGGCCTCGCGGATCCATCCGCCTCGAGCGTCGACGGGTCGGGCCGGGAGGCGTTCTGCCGCAAGATTGAGCAAAGCTTGCCCATCATCCTGCCGCAGCTCATGTCGGTCCGCGTTGAGGCCGTTGGTGAAGACCATCGAGAGAATACCTGTGTCCACCTGCGTATTAGTGCCGTTGTCTGTTTGGCGCTGGGCTCGCGAAGTCTGTTGTTCGATACCCGCTACACCCTTGATACCGGACGATTCACCGTAGAAAGCGCGGGAGAATAATGAACGATTTCCTGCGCGCTTATAACGACGAACTCGCGCATCTTCGGCAGGCGGGACAGCGCTTCGCAGCAGCGCACCCGGATATTGCCAGTCGTCTGCGCTTCAACGCTGAGCAGATC
This portion of the Chelatococcus sp. YT9 genome encodes:
- the tssC gene encoding type VI secretion system contractile sheath large subunit — encoded protein: MSETETKVEVLSPEAADCGILGSIVVATPQTDPDRATELTRTLVREAMRGTVTYDRNLVRTLSSAIERIDRELSRQLAAVTQHPAFQKLEGSWRGLHHLVFNSETGSNLKIRMMNISKPELHKSLTTAVEFDQSVIFKKIYEDEFGTPGGEPYAVLIGDYEFSASASDVETLSGMAQVSAASFAPFIAAAAPTMFGLTDYTELSRPRDLSKIFESHEYIKLKSFRESDDARFVTLVMPRVLARLPYGKNGRTIDAFDFDEADREVSRPGTPLSHDQFTWMNAAYVLGTRLTDAFANHGWCTAIRGAEGGGKVRALPSYAFVSDDGDIDQQCPTEIGITDRREAELSRLGFLPLCHYKHTDYAVFFGAQSLQKPTVYDRPEATANAAISARLPYVMAMSRFAHFLKVMARDKVGSFVEASECEAWLNRWIMNYVNGNEGATQDVKAKYPLAEAKVSVREIPGQPGSYHAIAWLRPWLQMEELTTSMRLVARIPRIE
- the tssC gene encoding type VI secretion system contractile sheath large subunit produces the protein MSEMPVRKSERGEIERARLLSELGRLVAWIDARMGAQVDAVLHHPRFQKLEAAWRGLAYLVGHGFRHRSIVIRMLTITHDELAKDVAQALEVDQTQLFRLIHAEEFDMPGGLPYGLLLADLPVPNAAPVEGRGDDLGWVAGLAAVGAAAFAPVIVPAAASLFGISSFSEMSATSDIEALLADGDHRRWQALRKSDEARFLGVVVPRVLMRAPYRQEGRLRHGFSYSESLARGHDAFLWGSGIYAFAARVVDVFARHGWLGDLTGTGSEEDRRGLIADLPNAPFGLGHCDGDGIGFERRGVEINLSDHLAHRLADCGFIALTPCAYRPWLAIFDCPALGIGAARGPTHTADRIAGMLPHILSLCRFAHYIKVIARDRIGSFTDVGRFEDYLGGWLKSYCIGNPDASAAQKARYPLREAQLRIRAVPGRPGALACVIHLVPHIEPRQAVVGFDLYTEFEGRVDNQARPA
- a CDS encoding GPW/gp25 family protein: MSSSRQSGAAEQFPASLRERLAIDGVVHVDFMRLRDRLRGDIEVVLNTRQPAGPLPSGLPELQRSLLCFGLADPSASSVDGSGREAFCRKIEQSLPIILPQLMSVRVEAVGEDHRENTCVHLRISAVVCLALGSRSLLFDTRYTLDTGRFTVESAGE